From one Desulfurobacterium thermolithotrophum DSM 11699 genomic stretch:
- the fliG gene encoding flagellar motor switch protein FliG → MPEEEKLQRTERITGAQKAAILILTLPEDIAVNVIKNLKEHELNKLAKTILTLGTIKRDMVKLVLKEARDELAEIAPLKTAPNELRRLLEKALPPEKLQKLLEETMMTESGKVIFNELQKLDPKFIAKLIEKEHPQIIAIILSQLKPTKAADVIQYLPKRLGITNVQEEVIKRLAMLEKVSMKTLRIVTDALEEELASLGAGKEETLSGIDIAAEIVNNLPKEIAQDLLDEIRKENPSLADSIEERMFKFEDIIKLDNRAIIEILKAVDKNDLLLALKGAPEDILNKFLSNMSKRAAQMFLEDMEALGPVKKSDVEKARKKVIAIIKKLAEEGKIELGGSEELV, encoded by the coding sequence ATGCCTGAAGAGGAAAAACTACAGAGAACTGAAAGAATTACAGGGGCACAAAAAGCAGCTATTCTTATATTAACTTTGCCTGAAGATATAGCTGTTAATGTAATTAAGAACTTAAAGGAACATGAATTAAATAAGCTTGCTAAAACTATTTTGACTCTTGGGACTATAAAACGCGATATGGTTAAACTTGTATTAAAAGAAGCAAGAGATGAATTAGCAGAAATTGCTCCTTTAAAAACAGCTCCTAATGAGCTTAGAAGACTTTTAGAAAAGGCATTACCTCCAGAAAAGCTTCAAAAACTTCTCGAAGAAACGATGATGACAGAATCTGGAAAAGTTATTTTTAACGAACTCCAAAAGCTAGATCCAAAATTTATTGCTAAACTAATTGAAAAAGAACATCCTCAGATTATTGCAATAATACTTTCTCAGTTAAAACCCACAAAAGCTGCGGATGTCATTCAATACTTACCTAAAAGATTGGGAATTACAAACGTTCAAGAAGAAGTCATAAAAAGATTAGCTATGCTTGAGAAAGTTTCTATGAAAACTCTCAGAATTGTTACCGATGCTCTAGAAGAAGAACTTGCATCTCTTGGTGCAGGTAAAGAAGAAACATTAAGTGGTATAGATATTGCTGCAGAAATAGTTAATAATCTACCTAAGGAAATTGCTCAAGACCTCCTTGACGAAATTAGGAAAGAAAATCCTTCTCTTGCAGACTCCATTGAAGAAAGAATGTTCAAGTTTGAAGATATTATTAAACTAGACAATAGAGCAATTATTGAAATTCTTAAAGCAGTTGACAAAAACGACCTTTTACTTGCCCTTAAAGGTGCTCCAGAGGATATTCTCAATAAATTCCTTTCCAACATGTCAAAAAGAGCTGCTCAAATGTTCTTAGAAGATATGGAAGCTCTTGGTCCGGTCAAAAAGTCAGATGTTGAAAAAGCTAGAAAGAAAGTTATTGCTATAATAAAGAAACTTGCAGAAGAAGGAAAGATAGAGCTAGGAGGCTCTGAAGAATTAGTCTAA
- a CDS encoding flagellar basal body P-ring protein FlgI translates to MKRLLFLFLFLFLFFPYLSWGIEVKIGTEVNIVGVRPNYLTGYGIVVGLDGTGDGTTSIFTLQSIANMLKKMGIYVDPKAVKTKNAAAVIVTAKLPPFAKPGMTFDVEVASLGDAKSLANGILIRTPLLGPDGKIYAFAQGPVSTGGGFTESNKGGKIKKNFSTTGMIPNGGIVERELPFELSNEKNLILTLKHPDFSRANNIAFAINNYFGKNLAKAEDSSTVIVKYLPNYNKVKFISEILNLKINTESEPTIVIYERTGTVIMSGDIKIEPPVYVSHGNIYVSVTKTPVISQPPPLSNGTTVQTENVTTTVKEEHGRIFSITSPSLRDLVKALNDLGVSPGDLIAIIQAMKAAGKLHAKIIIM, encoded by the coding sequence GTGAAGAGATTATTATTTTTATTCTTATTCTTATTTTTATTCTTTCCTTATCTAAGCTGGGGAATAGAAGTAAAAATTGGCACCGAAGTTAACATTGTAGGTGTTAGGCCTAATTACCTTACTGGTTATGGTATCGTTGTTGGACTGGACGGAACTGGAGATGGAACTACAAGCATTTTTACTCTTCAAAGTATTGCAAACATGCTAAAAAAAATGGGAATTTATGTTGATCCTAAAGCTGTTAAAACAAAAAATGCCGCAGCAGTAATTGTAACAGCGAAACTTCCTCCCTTTGCAAAACCAGGAATGACATTTGATGTTGAAGTAGCCTCTCTTGGAGATGCAAAAAGTCTTGCTAATGGTATTTTGATAAGAACTCCTTTATTGGGACCTGATGGCAAAATATATGCTTTTGCTCAAGGACCCGTTTCAACAGGAGGTGGCTTTACCGAATCAAATAAAGGAGGAAAAATAAAAAAGAATTTTTCCACTACAGGAATGATTCCAAACGGAGGTATAGTAGAAAGAGAGCTCCCCTTTGAGTTATCAAATGAGAAAAATCTTATTCTCACTCTAAAACATCCCGATTTTTCAAGAGCAAATAATATCGCTTTCGCAATAAACAATTATTTTGGAAAAAATTTAGCTAAGGCTGAAGATTCTAGTACCGTAATAGTTAAATATCTTCCTAACTATAATAAAGTAAAATTCATTTCAGAGATACTTAACTTAAAAATAAACACTGAGTCAGAACCTACAATCGTTATTTATGAAAGAACAGGTACAGTTATTATGAGTGGAGATATAAAAATAGAACCTCCAGTATATGTCTCTCATGGAAACATATATGTTTCGGTAACGAAAACTCCTGTAATTTCTCAACCTCCTCCTCTTTCTAATGGCACTACTGTACAAACAGAAAACGTAACAACTACAGTTAAGGAAGAACATGGACGAATATTTTCAATAACATCTCCCTCTCTTAGAGATCTAGTTAAGGCTTTAAATGACCTTGGAGTTTCTCCTGGAGATCTTATAGCAATAATTCAAGCAATGAAGGCAGCAGGAAAACTTCATGCTAAAATCATCATAATGTAA
- the fliN gene encoding flagellar motor switch protein FliN, with amino-acid sequence MKAWENALKEQESLEGEEEQVEEKEVSDYERKEEEEEKLELLKDIPLEVSIEIGSTSLPLEEILKLHTNSIVELDRYIHEPVDIKINGKLVAKGKLYTIRENYGIKITQIITPEERMKLLED; translated from the coding sequence ATGAAAGCTTGGGAAAATGCATTAAAAGAGCAAGAATCTTTAGAAGGTGAAGAAGAACAAGTAGAAGAAAAAGAAGTTTCTGACTACGAAAGAAAGGAAGAAGAGGAAGAAAAACTAGAACTCCTAAAAGACATTCCTTTAGAAGTAAGTATAGAAATTGGAAGCACCTCCCTTCCTCTTGAGGAAATACTAAAGCTTCATACTAATAGTATTGTTGAGTTAGATAGATATATTCATGAACCTGTTGATATAAAGATTAATGGTAAACTAGTAGCAAAGGGAAAGCTCTACACTATACGAGAGAACTATGGTATAAAGATTACGCAAATAATAACACCTGAAGAAAGAATGAAACTTTTAGAGGATTAA
- the flgA gene encoding flagellar basal body P-ring formation chaperone FlgA: MRCLELLEHLSLKYLIILLFFPFSVTFAAEVIIKRQAELDKDKITVADIAEIHGSSIEKEVISDITISSSPSPCKEKRITKEQIAKKIAEFLRNNDVSFKEIKVSGFPFCKVKRICLIIKGENIKSRIRSFFRENYPDVEILSIFVPKVVIPFREYKDSIEIENIGNHYARVVYSIFSKGNLVKKIWITVKIDRKREATIAVKDIPKGKLITYSDVKIEKVPSKKARKSAISLNEVIGKIAKRDIKKGEVIKITDLSPNYVVWRNKPVKIIYDIHNIHIELLGIALENGAIGDIIRIKNISTGKVLICKVIGNGIVKFVYK; this comes from the coding sequence ATGAGATGCTTAGAGTTGTTGGAACACTTAAGTCTTAAATATTTAATAATTTTGCTGTTCTTTCCATTTTCTGTAACATTTGCTGCTGAAGTTATTATTAAAAGACAGGCAGAACTAGATAAAGATAAAATAACAGTTGCAGATATAGCAGAAATTCATGGTTCTTCTATAGAAAAAGAAGTAATTTCTGATATTACTATATCTTCTTCTCCTTCACCTTGTAAAGAAAAAAGAATAACTAAAGAACAAATAGCAAAAAAAATAGCAGAATTTCTGAGAAATAATGATGTTTCTTTCAAAGAAATAAAAGTTTCGGGTTTCCCTTTTTGCAAAGTTAAGAGAATCTGTTTAATCATAAAAGGTGAAAATATCAAAAGCAGAATTCGTTCTTTTTTTAGAGAAAATTATCCTGATGTTGAAATTCTTTCTATTTTCGTTCCTAAAGTAGTAATTCCGTTTCGTGAATATAAAGACTCCATAGAAATTGAAAATATAGGTAATCATTACGCCAGAGTTGTGTATAGTATTTTCTCTAAAGGAAATCTTGTAAAAAAAATATGGATTACGGTAAAGATTGATAGGAAAAGAGAAGCTACTATAGCAGTGAAGGATATACCAAAGGGGAAATTAATCACTTACTCAGATGTAAAGATAGAAAAAGTTCCATCCAAGAAAGCAAGAAAAAGTGCTATTTCTCTAAACGAAGTTATTGGGAAAATAGCTAAAAGAGATATCAAAAAAGGAGAAGTAATTAAAATCACAGATCTTTCTCCTAATTATGTTGTCTGGAGAAATAAACCAGTAAAGATTATTTACGATATACACAACATACATATTGAACTATTAGGTATTGCATTGGAAAATGGTGCTATAGGAGATATAATAAGAATTAAAAATATTTCAACTGGAAAAGTTTTGATATGCAAGGTAATTGGAAATGGCATTGTAAAATTTGTTTACAAGTAA
- a CDS encoding flagellar hook-basal body protein, translated as MGLTLQALYVLAAGGERAVEQLDTAANNIANINTPGFKKLIEEEMSQHIPDNKGDANNLLIFPRFKATHIVLEQGTLQKTDNPLDLALKGNGFFAVKTKTGELYTRNGHFFLNAEGKLVDSKGNPVLDISDKEILLIKNEPIHITEDGVVYQGNKKVAVLKIVNFQSVKPIGDSYYAGNGTPLPTEAKVLQGFLESSNVDPVKEMVELINAQRRFEIYGNLIRGLDQLNLKSNEIGKV; from the coding sequence ATGGGATTAACTCTTCAGGCACTTTATGTTTTGGCTGCAGGTGGAGAAAGAGCTGTTGAACAGTTAGATACTGCAGCTAACAATATTGCTAACATTAATACACCAGGTTTTAAAAAGTTAATAGAAGAAGAAATGTCTCAGCACATTCCTGATAATAAAGGAGATGCAAATAATCTTTTGATTTTTCCAAGATTTAAAGCAACTCATATTGTTTTAGAACAAGGGACTCTACAAAAAACTGATAATCCGCTCGATCTTGCTCTAAAAGGAAATGGCTTTTTTGCAGTTAAGACAAAAACAGGAGAACTTTACACAAGAAATGGACACTTTTTCTTAAATGCTGAAGGGAAACTTGTCGATTCTAAAGGAAATCCTGTCCTTGATATATCAGATAAAGAAATTTTACTTATTAAAAATGAACCTATACACATAACGGAAGATGGTGTCGTATATCAAGGAAATAAAAAAGTTGCTGTTTTGAAAATTGTGAATTTTCAATCTGTAAAACCAATAGGTGATAGTTATTATGCTGGTAATGGAACTCCTTTACCGACAGAAGCAAAAGTTTTACAAGGTTTTCTTGAATCGTCAAATGTTGATCCTGTAAAAGAAATGGTTGAACTTATAAACGCTCAAAGAAGATTCGAAATTTATGGAAATCTCATAAGAGGTCTAGACCAACTAAACCTTAAAAGCAATGAAATAGGCAAAGTATAA
- the flgG gene encoding flagellar basal-body rod protein FlgG encodes MLRALWTSATGMEAQQTNLDVISHNIANVNTVGFKKSRANFEDLIYQDIRDPGVMSSEENRVPSGIQIGLGVKVSDVSKIFTQGSLMKTDKPLDLAIQGAGFFKIELPGGGEAYTRAGNFQLNEEGYIVTPEGYKLSPNIQISSPETVVNISISPNGKVYVVRNTGGVQTTEEVGTIKLYRFINPAGLKALGGNLLVKTDASGEPVEGDPNTDGFGKLAQGFLEASNVNIVEEMVNLIVAQRAYEVNSKGITTADEMLRVVGTLKS; translated from the coding sequence ATGCTTAGAGCTCTCTGGACTTCAGCAACAGGTATGGAAGCTCAACAAACCAATCTTGATGTAATTTCCCATAACATAGCTAACGTAAACACTGTTGGTTTTAAAAAATCAAGAGCAAATTTTGAAGATCTGATATATCAAGACATTAGAGATCCAGGAGTAATGAGCTCTGAAGAAAATAGAGTTCCCTCAGGAATCCAAATAGGACTAGGCGTTAAAGTTTCTGATGTTAGTAAAATTTTTACTCAAGGCAGCCTTATGAAAACAGATAAACCTCTTGATTTAGCCATTCAAGGAGCCGGTTTCTTTAAAATAGAACTTCCCGGAGGTGGTGAAGCTTATACCCGAGCAGGAAACTTTCAACTTAACGAAGAAGGTTACATAGTAACCCCTGAAGGTTATAAACTTTCCCCAAATATACAAATTTCTTCTCCTGAGACCGTTGTTAACATATCTATTAGTCCTAATGGAAAAGTTTATGTCGTAAGAAACACAGGAGGAGTTCAAACAACAGAAGAAGTTGGTACTATTAAACTTTACAGATTCATAAATCCTGCTGGTCTTAAGGCTCTCGGAGGAAATCTCCTTGTAAAAACAGATGCATCTGGAGAACCTGTAGAAGGAGATCCTAATACTGATGGTTTTGGAAAACTTGCTCAAGGATTTCTTGAGGCTTCAAATGTAAATATTGTTGAAGAAATGGTAAATTTGATTGTAGCTCAAAGAGCCTATGAAGTTAACTCAAAAGGGATCACTACTGCAGATGAGATGCTTAGAGTTGTTGGAACACTTAAGTCTTAA
- a CDS encoding SLC13 family permease → MGHGMESSHEAVGGILHAFNIHLTKAELAELSVLLFVATYAMILLEKFFHRTIAALVGASLVLVIGVITPEKAWEAIDQNTILLLFGMMNIVTVMGKSGFFHIVAAKAVKLTKGSPTKVLWVFSLLTAVFSAFLDNVTTVLFMAPVMINIAEKLKLNPIPYLIAIVLASNTGGTATLIGDPPNIIIGSIAGKTFNDFLIEVAPYAIIAFILGLIVMHIMMAKGGFLQAKASQEELKEILSGKVDESLLDRKLMKKSVTIFIITIILFIVGHNLGLEPGVIAILMATILALVSGLSPAWILERVEWTTLIFFMGLFMVVGALEVNGVFETAANWLIKEIGNNIHQGILIVGFTSAIISGFVDNIPFTMSMAYVLKGMEAQMGSIMDPLWWSLSLGACLGGNLTLIGASANIVTADIAERNGYKIDFFKFMKYGTPVAIVTVVVALVLFYIEHAIFGGI, encoded by the coding sequence ATGGGTCACGGAATGGAAAGCAGTCATGAAGCAGTAGGAGGAATACTTCATGCATTTAACATTCATTTAACAAAAGCGGAACTTGCTGAACTTTCTGTCCTTTTGTTTGTTGCAACTTACGCCATGATTTTACTTGAAAAATTCTTCCACAGAACTATTGCAGCCTTAGTTGGAGCTTCTTTAGTTCTTGTTATCGGTGTTATCACTCCTGAAAAAGCTTGGGAAGCAATAGATCAAAATACCATTCTCCTTCTTTTTGGAATGATGAACATTGTTACAGTTATGGGTAAAAGCGGTTTCTTCCATATTGTTGCAGCAAAAGCAGTTAAACTTACCAAAGGTTCTCCAACAAAAGTACTTTGGGTTTTTTCTCTTTTAACAGCAGTTTTCTCAGCATTTCTTGACAACGTTACAACAGTTCTTTTCATGGCACCTGTAATGATTAACATTGCTGAGAAATTAAAACTCAATCCAATCCCTTACCTTATAGCTATCGTTCTTGCTTCAAATACCGGCGGTACTGCTACACTTATTGGTGATCCTCCAAACATAATTATTGGAAGTATTGCAGGGAAGACTTTCAACGATTTCCTTATAGAAGTTGCTCCTTATGCAATTATTGCATTCATTCTTGGGCTTATTGTTATGCACATTATGATGGCAAAGGGCGGATTTTTACAAGCAAAAGCCTCTCAAGAGGAATTAAAAGAAATTCTTTCTGGAAAAGTTGATGAATCACTTCTTGACAGAAAACTTATGAAAAAATCTGTAACTATTTTCATCATAACTATCATCTTATTTATAGTTGGCCATAACTTGGGACTTGAACCGGGAGTTATAGCCATTCTGATGGCTACAATCTTAGCACTTGTTAGCGGACTTTCTCCCGCTTGGATACTTGAAAGAGTAGAGTGGACTACTCTTATCTTTTTCATGGGCTTATTTATGGTCGTTGGAGCTCTTGAAGTTAACGGAGTTTTCGAAACTGCAGCAAATTGGCTCATAAAGGAAATTGGAAATAACATTCATCAAGGTATTCTGATAGTTGGCTTTACTTCTGCAATAATATCAGGATTTGTTGATAACATTCCATTCACTATGTCCATGGCTTATGTCCTAAAAGGAATGGAAGCTCAAATGGGAAGTATTATGGATCCTCTTTGGTGGTCTTTATCTCTTGGAGCATGTCTTGGTGGTAACCTAACTTTAATTGGAGCTTCTGCAAATATTGTTACTGCAGATATAGCTGAAAGAAACGGGTACAAAATAGATTTCTTTAAATTTATGAAATATGGAACTCCTGTAGCTATTGTAACAGTTGTAGTTGCACTCGTTTTATTCTACATAGAACATGCCATCTTTGGAGGAATTTAA
- a CDS encoding YqhA family protein — MLKLLERVFEGILWRSRWMVILAVIFSLFAALSLFIVASVEIYEPIKHLFKNHFHITSEDHGFLVGAIISAIDLYLIATVLIIFSLGLYELFISKIDEAEGEGHSKLLAIHSLDDLKGKLGRVVLMVLIVTFFKYSIHIKYETPVETLYLAAGVLMLALALYFSHKDH, encoded by the coding sequence ATGTTAAAACTCTTAGAAAGAGTCTTTGAAGGAATCTTATGGCGTTCAAGATGGATGGTAATATTGGCTGTAATTTTTTCTCTTTTTGCTGCTTTAAGTCTTTTCATTGTTGCTTCTGTTGAAATATACGAACCAATAAAACATCTTTTTAAAAACCACTTCCATATTACATCAGAAGACCATGGATTTCTTGTAGGTGCCATAATAAGTGCTATTGATCTATATCTTATCGCTACCGTTCTAATTATATTTTCTCTTGGTCTTTATGAACTTTTTATAAGCAAAATAGACGAAGCAGAAGGAGAAGGACATTCGAAATTACTTGCTATTCATAGTCTAGATGATTTAAAAGGAAAATTAGGTAGAGTTGTCTTAATGGTTTTAATTGTCACTTTTTTTAAATACTCAATTCATATAAAGTATGAAACACCTGTTGAAACTCTTTATCTTGCAGCAGGTGTCCTTATGCTTGCACTTGCACTCTACTTCAGTCATAAAGACCACTAA
- a CDS encoding DNA repair protein RecN, whose amino-acid sequence MIEELRLSSFGSISAELLFSQGFNVIIGETGAGKSLLLSSIEFLKGKKSNVVFEGSFVEAVFNVQGEEIFIRREIKNGRSRYFLNGMRVPQNLVEKKLFSLITFQSQRQSIELLKPSYQLKLLDVFSIVTPLLKEYKKIYELYRQKETELKKLLDEMSAKDREIDILRFQIEEIKSVNFQKGEEEELLALREVLLKSESVKRFKSLAKRFLYDGEDSALEKIEVVIRELEELGVGEEILNRLNSVYYEIEDIYSEIEKSFVIPEEDISLEAVEERLYEIEKLKRKYGNSYEEVQKFLKKIERRLEALENLDFEVEKVQRDLEELRKELESLANKISELRKKGAEKLKEYLISSFSELCMESARFEIKLKPLEDFLPTGKDSVEFLFSGNPKLPLSLLSSSISGGELSRFLLSVLTFFTDSKTTIVFDEIDSGMSGKVLSKVAEKLRKISQKQQIIAVTHSPQILAAADKVFKVEKDQKGEVIVKTLSDEEKKREIAIMIAGRITEGSLSAAEDLLNRWEE is encoded by the coding sequence ATGATAGAAGAACTTAGGCTTTCGTCTTTTGGTTCTATATCGGCAGAACTTTTATTTTCTCAAGGCTTTAACGTTATAATAGGAGAAACTGGAGCAGGTAAATCTCTTCTTCTTAGTTCCATAGAGTTTCTTAAAGGTAAAAAAAGTAATGTTGTTTTTGAAGGTAGTTTTGTTGAAGCAGTTTTTAATGTCCAAGGAGAAGAAATCTTTATAAGAAGAGAAATAAAAAATGGACGCTCCAGATACTTTTTGAATGGAATGAGAGTGCCACAAAATTTAGTGGAAAAAAAGCTTTTTTCTCTAATAACTTTTCAATCTCAAAGGCAATCAATAGAACTACTAAAACCTTCCTATCAACTAAAACTCCTTGATGTATTTTCAATAGTAACTCCTCTTCTTAAAGAGTATAAAAAGATTTATGAGCTTTATAGACAGAAGGAAACAGAGTTAAAAAAGCTACTTGATGAAATGTCTGCTAAGGATAGAGAAATAGATATTCTTCGTTTTCAAATAGAAGAAATAAAAAGTGTAAACTTTCAAAAAGGAGAGGAAGAAGAACTCTTAGCTTTAAGGGAAGTTCTTTTAAAATCTGAAAGTGTGAAAAGATTTAAAAGCCTTGCAAAAAGATTTCTTTATGATGGAGAAGATTCAGCTCTTGAAAAGATAGAAGTAGTTATCAGAGAACTTGAAGAACTTGGAGTAGGAGAGGAAATTCTTAATAGACTTAACTCTGTTTACTATGAAATAGAAGATATCTATTCTGAAATAGAAAAGTCTTTTGTAATTCCAGAAGAAGACATTTCTCTTGAAGCTGTTGAAGAGCGTCTTTACGAAATCGAAAAGTTGAAAAGAAAATATGGAAACTCTTACGAAGAAGTTCAGAAATTCTTGAAAAAAATAGAAAGAAGATTAGAAGCTCTTGAAAATTTAGATTTCGAAGTAGAAAAAGTTCAAAGAGATTTAGAAGAATTAAGAAAGGAACTTGAAAGTTTGGCAAACAAAATTTCTGAACTTAGAAAAAAAGGAGCAGAAAAATTAAAAGAATACTTGATTTCTTCTTTTTCTGAACTTTGTATGGAATCAGCACGGTTTGAAATAAAACTTAAACCATTAGAGGACTTTTTACCAACAGGTAAAGATTCTGTGGAGTTTCTATTTTCAGGAAATCCGAAACTTCCTCTTTCTTTGCTATCTAGTTCTATTTCTGGTGGAGAGCTCTCAAGATTTCTCCTTTCTGTTCTTACTTTTTTTACAGATTCAAAAACAACTATTGTTTTTGATGAAATTGATTCAGGAATGTCTGGTAAAGTGCTATCAAAGGTTGCAGAAAAGCTAAGAAAAATCTCTCAAAAACAACAAATAATTGCTGTAACTCATTCTCCCCAAATTCTTGCAGCAGCAGATAAAGTTTTCAAAGTAGAAAAAGACCAAAAAGGAGAAGTCATTGTAAAAACTTTATCAGATGAAGAAAAGAAAAGAGAAATTGCTATAATGATTGCTGGAAGGATAACTGAAGGAAGTTTAAGTGCAGCTGAAGATCTTTTAAATAGATGGGAGGAGTGA
- the fliM gene encoding flagellar motor switch protein FliM, whose amino-acid sequence MSEEFLSQEEIDALLGGDSNSSSEEQKLEVAPFDFSLVEHIKKGGVPGLELLLERWIKIYSEEIRRLVPQINMVTKESVYITRFNNFMSKIPLPASYSIVSMKPLKDNFLLVLDSRLVFVVISVMFGGPAQPFKIEGREFTKLETRIIDDIVKISLSTFQHTWKDVYPVEFELKSIELNPALARIVSGNDRVIVVECTMDVDGYEAPFFFCFPQGMFLPIKELIFSEAVFAEKDPVWEKHLTKKLLKTELKLTLELTRKNFFLRELLSWKEGDEILLDISKDEFVKLYVEDKPKFWAKLGKIKDKYAALVVDMINGENNGGKREKSGTEPESGREKSGRISQGMGGSS is encoded by the coding sequence GTGTCGGAAGAATTTCTTTCTCAAGAAGAAATAGACGCTTTGCTGGGAGGTGATAGTAATTCTTCCTCAGAAGAGCAAAAATTAGAAGTAGCTCCTTTTGATTTTTCTCTAGTAGAACACATAAAAAAAGGTGGTGTTCCTGGTCTTGAGCTTTTACTTGAAAGATGGATAAAGATATACAGTGAAGAGATTAGAAGATTAGTTCCACAAATTAACATGGTTACTAAAGAATCTGTTTACATAACTCGCTTTAATAATTTCATGTCTAAAATTCCTCTTCCAGCTAGTTATAGTATAGTCTCTATGAAACCTTTAAAGGATAATTTCCTTTTAGTCCTTGATTCAAGACTTGTCTTTGTTGTTATAAGCGTCATGTTTGGAGGTCCTGCTCAACCTTTTAAAATAGAGGGAAGAGAATTTACAAAATTGGAAACAAGAATCATAGACGATATAGTAAAAATTTCACTTTCTACATTTCAACATACGTGGAAAGATGTTTATCCTGTTGAATTTGAACTTAAATCAATAGAACTTAATCCAGCCCTTGCACGCATTGTTTCAGGTAATGATAGAGTTATCGTTGTCGAGTGTACCATGGATGTAGACGGATACGAAGCTCCCTTTTTCTTCTGTTTCCCTCAAGGAATGTTTTTACCTATAAAGGAGTTAATTTTTTCAGAAGCTGTATTTGCTGAAAAAGATCCTGTTTGGGAAAAACATTTAACAAAAAAACTTTTGAAGACTGAACTAAAATTAACTTTAGAATTAACTAGAAAAAATTTCTTTTTAAGAGAACTTCTTAGTTGGAAAGAAGGTGATGAAATTCTTTTAGATATTTCTAAAGATGAATTTGTTAAACTTTATGTAGAGGACAAGCCAAAATTTTGGGCAAAACTTGGGAAAATTAAAGACAAATATGCAGCACTTGTTGTAGATATGATAAATGGGGAGAATAATGGCGGAAAACGAGAAAAATCAGGAACAGAACCAGAATCAGGAAGAGAAAAGTCAGGAAGAATTAGCCAAGGAATGGGAGGAAGCTCTTAA
- a CDS encoding flagellar basal body L-ring protein FlgH: MQGNWKWHCKICLQVIIAFTSIFLFSCGSSGKKVSVVKPLPPPPVEEAKPTSPGSLFSGYDNLFADTKARRVGDIVTVKIYEVLTGYGSTQSQSGKKSTFDINVNNPTLFGKKIPNGTKDPLLNFSTKPSIDFSGQGTTKRDAKLIATISARVVKVYPNGNLYIVGEKIVKINDDTQILKISGIVKPTDIAPDNSVPSSKIANMYVEYNGKGYIADNQKPGWLARFLIKIWPF; encoded by the coding sequence ATGCAAGGTAATTGGAAATGGCATTGTAAAATTTGTTTACAAGTAATAATTGCTTTCACTTCTATCTTTCTATTTTCCTGTGGTTCTTCTGGGAAGAAAGTAAGTGTTGTAAAACCTCTTCCACCTCCACCTGTAGAAGAAGCTAAACCTACTTCTCCAGGTTCTCTCTTTTCTGGCTACGACAATTTATTTGCAGATACAAAAGCAAGAAGAGTCGGAGATATAGTTACAGTAAAGATATATGAAGTATTGACAGGTTATGGTAGTACTCAAAGCCAAAGCGGTAAAAAAAGTACTTTTGATATAAATGTAAATAATCCTACTCTTTTTGGTAAAAAAATACCAAATGGCACAAAAGATCCACTCTTAAACTTTTCAACAAAACCTTCAATTGATTTTTCAGGTCAAGGAACAACCAAAAGAGATGCAAAGCTTATAGCCACAATTTCTGCTAGAGTTGTAAAAGTATATCCCAATGGAAACCTTTACATAGTTGGAGAAAAAATAGTAAAAATAAATGATGATACTCAAATTCTAAAGATTTCAGGTATAGTCAAACCAACAGATATAGCTCCTGATAACTCTGTACCTTCATCTAAAATTGCAAATATGTACGTCGAATACAATGGAAAAGGATATATAGCAGATAACCAAAAACCTGGTTGGTTAGCTCGTTTTTTAATAAAAATATGGCCATTTTAG